The window CAGGAGCTCACGCGCGAGGTCCTGGTCGTACTCGTACGTGGCGACGTCCTCGCTGTAGCCCGACACGATCGACGGGACGAACTGCGTGGCGACCTCGGTGCCCTCGGGGAGCGCGGCCTGGACCAGCGCCTCCTTGTCGATCGCGTGGGCGATCGCCTGGCGCACCAGCGGGTCGTCCAGCGGCGCCTGCGCCTGGTTCATGCCCAGGTACAGGATGTTGAAGGGCTCACGGTCCAGGATCTGGTAGCCGGCCGTCGCGAGTGCGTCGACGTCGGCGGGGGCGACCAGGTCGTAACCGTCGATGTCGCCGGCCTCGAGCGCCTGGCGGCGCGCGGTGGGCTCGGCGATCACCGTGAAGACGATCTCCTGGACGTCGCCGAACTCGCCCCAGTAGTCGTCGTACGCGCTGAGGTTGATCGACTCGCCGGTGTTCCACGACTCGAACGTGTACGGGCCGGTCCCGACCGGGTGCCCCATGGCGTACTCGGAGAGCTCGGGCGCGTCCTCGGCGCCACCGATCTCGTCAGCGCCGAACTCCTCCAGCGCCGTGGGCGACTGGATCGAGAACGACGGCAGCGAGAGCGCCGGCACGAGCTCGGGCAGCGGGCTCCGCAGCGTCACGACGGCCGTTGCGGCGTCGGAGGCCGCGCAGGACTCGTACTTGCCGTTCTCGCCCTGACCACCGAACACGTGCGTGTAGTAGTACGACAGCGACTCCGACGCGGCCAGGCCGGTCCAGCTGGCCCAGCGGTCGAAGTTGAAGCACACGGCCTCGGCGTCGAAGGGCGTGTCGTCGTGGAACGTGACGCCCTCCTTGAGGTGGAAGGTGTACTCCAGGCCGTCCTCGCTGATGTCCCAGCTCTCCGCGAGCAGCGGAGCGGGGTCGGCGGTGCCGGGCTCGACACCGACGAGGCCCTCGAAGATCTGGCGTGCGACCCGGAACGACTCGCCGTCACTGGCGAACGCCGGGTCGAGCGAGCCGGGGTCGGCGGAGGCGGCGAACACGAACGTGGTCTTGGCGTCCCCCCCACTACCCTCGGGGTCCCGCTCGCTCGCGACACAACCACTCAGCGCTACTGCGAGCGCGGTCACCAAGGTGACGCCGCCCGCGAGGCGCGTAGCGCGTCGACGCATGGCACTCTCCTTCCTCGGGCGCACCGGCGGGTCCCGGGTTCGGGCACGACGGCGCGCAGACGTTTGGGCTGACCTTAGGAGCCCTTTCGTTGCTTCCGTATTTCGCTCCTCCACTCGCAATCCAATCGTGACCCTTTCGTTACCGCCAGGACTGTGGTAAGTGGCGGGTAGTTCACCCAGCCGTGCGGGCGTGGATGATGGCTCCGTGAGCAACGACGAGCCCGTGTCCTTCGGCTACCGCGACCTGCCGGACGACGGCGGCGCGGCCCGCAGCTGGTGGGACGCCAACGCCGGCGAGTACCTCGACGAGCATCGGGACTTCCTCGGCGACGCCGGGTTCCGCTGGGGCCCGGAGGGGCTCACCGAGGCGGAGGCGGGCCTGCTGGGCGACGTCGCCGGGCGGGACGTCCTGGAGGTCGGGGCCGGAGCCGCGCACTGCTCGCGCTGGCTGGTCTCCCGCGGCGCCCGAGCGGTCGCCACCGACTACTCGGCGGGCATGCTGGCGGGCGCCACTCGCCTCGACGGCGCCACCGGCGTCGTCGTACCCCTGGTCCAGGCGGATGCGCGGGCGCTGCCGTTCGCGGACGGCTCGTTCGACATCGTCTTCACCTCGTTCGGCGCCCTCCCGTTCGTGCCCGACGCCGGTGCGGTGCACCGCGAGGTCGTCCGGGTGCTGCGCCCTGGCGGCCGCTGGGTGTTCTCGGTGACCCACCCCCTGCGGTGGGCGTTCCCGGACGACCCGACAACCCGCGGCCTGACGGCGACCCGCTCGTACTTCGACCGCCGCCCCTACGTGGAGGCCGACGCCGCGGGCCGCGTCCTGTACGCGGAGTACCACCGCACCGTCGGCGACCACGTGCGCGACATCGCCGCCGCGGGCCTGCGCCTGGTGGACCTGGTCGAACCGGAGTGGCCGGACTGGAACACCCAGACCTGGGGCGGCTGGGGCCCGGACCGCGGCCGCTACCTCCCGGGCACAGCAATATTCGTGACAACCCGCCCGGAGTAACGGCGAGACCTGGTGCCTGCGCCGATCAGTGGCCCGCCTCGTGCCAGGTCTGGCCCGTGCCTACCGAGACGTCCAGCGGGACGTTCAGCTCGAAGGCGGCGCCCATCTGGGTGCGCAGCACCTCCTCCGCCGCGGGCCGCTCCCCCGGCGAGACCTCGAGAACGAGCTCGTCGTGCACCTGCAGCAGGAGGCGCGAGGTGAGCCCCCGCGCGTCTAGCTCACGCTGCACACCGAGCATGGCGAGCTTGATGATGTCGGCGGCGCTCCCCTGGATCGGCGCGTTGAGCGCCATACGCTCGGCCATCTGGCGGCGCTGCCGGTTGTCGCTCGTGAGGTCGGGCAGGTAGCGGCGCCGGCCCAGGATGGTCGCGGTGTAACCCGTGGCGCGGGCCTCCTCGACCACACCCGCGAGGTAGTCGCGCACGCCCCCGAACCGCTCGAAGTAGTCGTCCATCAGGGTCTGCGCCTCGCTCGTGGCGATGTTCAGCTGCTGCGACAGGCCGAACGCGCTCAGGCCGTAGGCCAGGCCGTACGACATCGCCTTGATCTTGGAGCGCATCTCCGGCGTCACGTCGGCGGGCTCGACCTCGAACACCCGCGAGCCCACGTACCGGTGCAGGTCCTCCCCCGAGTTGAACGCTGCGATCAGGCCCTCGTCACCCGACAGGTGCGCCATGATCCGCATCTCGATCTGGCTGTAGTCGGCAGTCAGCAGCGACTCGAAGCCGGCACCGACCTGGAAGGCCCGCCGGATCTGCCGGCCGGCCTCCGTGCGGATCGGGATGTTCTGCAGGTTCGGGTCGGTCGAGCTCAGGCGGCCGGTGGCGGCGATGGTCTGCTGGAACGTCGTGTGGATGCGGCCGTCCGGGGCGACGGACTTGAGCAGCCCCTCCACCGTGACCCGCAGGCGCGACACGTCGCGGTGGGCCAGCAGGTGCGCGAGGAACGGGTGCTCCGTCTTGACGAACAGGTCCTGCAGGCTCGCCGCGTCGGTTGTGTACCCGGTCTTGATCTTCTTCGTCTTGGGCATGCCCAGCTGGTCGAACAGGACCTCCTGCAGCTGCTTGGGGCTGCCGAGGTTCACCTCGCGGTCGATCACGGCGTACGCGTCGGCGGCGGCGTCGGCCACCCCCTGCGCGAACTGCTTCTCCAGGCCGGTGAGGTACTCGGTATCGGCGGCGATGCCGGTGCGCTCCATCCGTGCCAGCACGGCCGACAGCGGCAGCTCGACGTCGTCCAGCAGGTGGGTGGCCCCGCGGTCGGCGAGCTCGCCCGCCAGGGCGGTCGCCAGCTCGGCGACGCCGTGGGCGCGCACCGCCTCGGCCTGCCCCTCGGACTCGCCCTCGAGCGAGAGGTCCAGGGCGCCCTGGGCGCCTTCGGGCTCCACGACCTTGAGCGGATGGCCGAGGTGGCGCACCGCGAGGTCCCCCAGGTCATAGCCCCGCTGGTCGGGGTAGCACAGGTAGGCCGCGAGCTCGGTGTCGAACACGACGCCGTTGAGGTCCAGGCCGCGCGCGGAGAGCATGTGGGCCGCCGCCTTGGCGCCGTGCAGGGTCTTGGGCGCCCCCGCGTCGGCCAGCCAGGCCGCGAGCGCCTTCTCGTCCTCGGGTCCGAGCTGCGTGAGATCGAGGTAGGCGGCCACGCCGTCGGGCTCCGCCACGGCCACGGCCCAGGCATCGCCGCCGCCGGGTACCGCCTTGCCGGCCACCTCCACGCCCACCTGCTCCGTCCGGGCCGCCAGCCAGTCGCCGAGTGAGCCGGGGATAACGTCGACCAGGTCGAGCTCGACCCCGGCCTCCGTCGGGACCTCCTCGTCGGCAACGCCCGCGGGGTCCACGGCGAGCAGGCGATCACGCAGCTGGCCGAACTGCAGGGTGTCGGAGACGAGGTGCACGGCCTCGCGGTCGAAGCCCTCCAGGGCGAGGTCGGCCACCCCGAGCGGCAGCTCGACGTCGGTCAGGAGCGCGTTGATCTCTCGGTTCAGCCGCACCTGCTCGAGGTGCTCGCGCAGGCTCTCGCCGGCCTTGCCCTTGACCTCGTCCGCGGCGTCGAGCAGCGCGGCGAGGCCGTCGTGCGCGGTGATCCACTTGGCGGCCGTCTTGGGCCCGACGCCGGGCACCCCCGGCAGGTTGTCGCTGGTCTCGCCCACGAGGGCCGCCAGGTCCGGGTAGCGCTCGGGCGGGACGCCGTACTTGGCCTCGACCGCTGCCGGGTCCATGCGGGCCAGCTCGGACACGCCCTTCTTCGGGTACAGCACCGTGACGTCGCGATTGACGAGCTGCAGCGTGTCGCGGTCGCCCGAGCACACCAGCACGTCCATACCGGCGGCACTGGCCTGCGTGGCGAGCGTGGCGAGGATGTCGTCCGCCTCGATGCCCGGGAGCTCGACCGACCGAACGCGCAGGGTGTCCAGCACCTCCTTGATGAGCGGCACCTGCCCCTTGAACGCGTCCGGCGTGGCGGCTCGCGTGCCCTTGTACTCGGGGAACCGCTCGGTGCGGAACGTCACCCGGCCCGCGTCGAACGCAACAGCCATGTGGGTCGGCTGCTCGTCCCGGAGCAGGTTCGTCAGCATCGACGTGAAGCCGTAGACGGCGTTGGTGATCTGTCCTGAGCTGGTCGCGAGGGTGTCGGGCAGCGCGTAGAACGCCCGATAGGCCATGGAATGGCCATCGATCAGCAGGAGACGGGGGCGGCCTGACGCAGGCTTGCCCGGAGTACGGCTTGGCACGGTGGAGGTCACGCCTGACAACATAGCCCGCATGACTGACACGAGCCCTTCCGCGACGCCCCCAGCAGCCGGCACGGAGACCAGCCCAGCGGCCACCCCGCCGGCCGTCACCGACTGGAAGGCCTTGTACGCCGGTGCGGAGACCACCGGCACGCTCTTCGAGCGGATGGAGATGGAGCTCCTGGAGCTCGCGCCGGACCGCGCGGTCGGGCGGCTCCCGGTGAAGGGCAACACGCAGCCGGCGGGGCTGCTGCACGGCGGGGCGTCGGTGGTGCTCGCCGAGACGCTCGGCTCGCTGGCCGCGCAGGCGCACGCTGGGCCGGGCAAGAAGACCGTGGGGATCGAGGTCAGCGCCACGCACCATCGCGGGGCCCGCGAGGGCTACGTCACGGGTACCGCGACGGCGGTCCACCTGGGCCGCACGACGGCGTCCTACGAGATAGTCATCGTCGACGATGCCGGCAAGCGCGTGTGCACGGCCCGCCTGACCTGCCTGATCCTGAGCTGACGCGCAGAGCTGACGCGCAGAGCCGAGGCTCAGCCGGCCTTCGCCGGGTGGCGGCGGGACGGCGCGCCGCCACCCACCGTGCGCATGTCGATGGGCCCGGACTCCATGACGGAGCGGGCGCGGCGGCGTCGGGCGATGAGGTCCTCGATACCGAGGCGAGCGGACCGGCGGCCGGCGGTCGCCGTGGCGTCGGCCGCGAGGCGGCGCTGCAGCGCGGCGACGGAGACCACGCGGTGGCCCGCGGCCGGGGCGAACCCGAGCCGGGCGAGGAAGCGCTGGACCCCGCGGTTGCCGGGTACCGGCGCGGAGTAGATGTCGTGGCACTCGTGCTGGGCGGCGAGGTCGGCGGCGGCGCGCAGCAGCGCGTGCCCGACGCCGTGGCGGCGCGCCCGCGGGGCGACGAACAGCATGTCGATGTACAGGCTCGCGTGCTGCGCGAACATGTACGCGGCCACCACCCGGCCGAGGATCACGCCGACGACCTGGCCGTCCAGCCGTGCGACCAGCACGTGGCCACCCGCCGAGAGGAGGACGCTGAGGTGCTCCAGCAGCCGGTCGGCCTCCTGGGCCCCGAGCTGTGCCCCGGTGGGCGAGTCGTCACGTGCCTCGGTGGCCAGCGCGGCGACGGCCGGCAGGTCGTCCTCGCGTGCGAGATGAATGTCGGACACTGTACGCACGCTCATCTCCTCCCGGGTTCCTTTGGGCACGGACGCGAGGTCCGGTTCCGCGCAGACACTAGTCCTGACCGGGCCCACAGAAAACCGGCTCACCCCTTTTTCACCCGCTCTAGGGCCGCCAGGCGTCAGACGCCTTCGCGGCCCCTGATCAGGCGCCGACCTGCTCGATGACGGCGTCGGCGACCTCGCGCATGGTCAGGCGGCGGTCCATCGACGTCTTCTGGATCCAGCGGAACGACTCCGGCTCCGACAGGCCCATCTTCGTCATCAGGAGGCCCTTGGCGCGGTCCACGCGCTTGCGGGTCTCGAAGCGCTCGGTGAGGTCGGCGACCTCGGCCTCCAGCGCGCCGATCTGCGAGTACCGGGAGATGGCGATCTCCACGGCGGGCAGCAGGTCGGCCGGGGTGAAGGGCTTGACGACGTACGCCATCGCGCCGGCGTCACGCGCCCGCTCGACGAGTTCGGTCTGCGAGAACGCCGTGAGCAGCACCACGGGCGCGGCGTGGGCCTTGCCGATGCGCTCGGCGGCGGAGATGCCGTCCAGCTCGGGCATCTTGACGTCCATCACGACGACGTCGGGCTTCAGCTCGATCGCCAGGTTGACGGCGGTCTCGCCGTCGCCGGCCTCGCCCACCACGTCGAAGCCCGCCTCGCGCAGGGTCTCCACCACGTCCATGCGGATGAGCGCCTCGTCCTCCACCACGATCGCGGTGCGGCGGGGGTTGGCAGGAGCGGCCGCCGGCTCGGCGTCGACCAGCGGGGGCAGATCCAGGGAAAGCTTCTCGGTGTTCTCGTCGGTCACGGGGTACATCCTACGATGCGCGGACCCGGGCTTGGGGCCTGGACCTGGGGTGTGGTTCGATGTCCGCCGGGACATGTTTTATGTCCAGCAGGCCGGGTTGGCGGAACAGGCAGACGCGGCGCTCTCAAAAAGCGCTGTCCGAGAGGACATGTGGGTTCGAGTCCCACACCCGGCACACATCCACAGGCCTCCAGGCCCAGCAAGGGCTCAGCGCACGGAGCGCAGGACTATCTCGTCGAACGCCCGGTCCGGAAGCGTGCGGCCGAGCTGCAGCAGGTCCTCCGCCATGAGGCCGACGGCGTAGCGCGTCTCCGGCCGGTCTGCCTCGATCGCCTTCCGGATCACCTCCGCGACCACGCTGCCCTCCGAACCCTGCTGGTCCGGACCGGACCCGGTGCGGGCCGCCATGGCGTTGGCCATGTGCCGGTAGGCGCCGTCGCCGGAGAACTCCCGGAGCTGGTCGGCGGCGTGCTCGCCGAACTCGGTCTTGATGATGCCGGGCTGGATGATCACCACGTCGATCCCGAACTCCCCGGCCTCCATGCGGAGCGTGTCGGAGAGCGCCTCGAGCGCGTGCTTTGCCGCGTAGTACCAGGCGCCGAGCGGCATCGCGATCTCGCCGGCGACGGAGGACACGTTGACGATCGTGCCGGACCCCTGCGCCCGCATGTGCGGCAGCACGAGCTGGGCCAGCCTGGCGGGCGCGAGCAGGTTCAGGTCGAGGTACTCGCGGGCCGTGCCGATCGGCACGTCCTCCACGGCTCCGTGCAGGACCGTCCCCGCGTTGTTGACCAGCACGTCGATCCGCCCCTGCTCCGCGATCACCGTCTCGACCACCCGGTCCAGGTCCGCGGGCTCGCGCAGGTCCGTCGGGACCACGTGCCCGCCCGCGGCCCGGAGCGCGTCCATCCGCCCGACGCGCCGCGCGGCGCCGTACACGACGTAGCCCGCGGCCAGCAGGTCGAGCGCGGTCGCCAGCCCGATCCCGGACGAGGCTCCCGTGACAAGACACACCTTCATCGCGCAGACCTTTCGAGCAGGGGGTTCGTGGACGGACCGTATCGCACGACCTCCAGGCCGAACTCCGCCAGGATCTCGGGCAGGAGCCGCACCACGTCGCGGTCCTTGTCCCGGTTCGCCTCGGACAGGTCCGCCCACGGCACGCCGATCATCGGGTGCACCCGGTTCTTGTCGTCCCGCACCGGTCCCGCCCGCCAGCCCTGCGCCACACGCACCGACTCCCACAGGTCGTGCTCCGCCTCGGCCAGCTTGTCCAGCTCGGCGCCCTCGAAC is drawn from Promicromonospora sp. Populi and contains these coding sequences:
- a CDS encoding ABC transporter substrate-binding protein; the protein is MRRRATRLAGGVTLVTALAVALSGCVASERDPEGSGGDAKTTFVFAASADPGSLDPAFASDGESFRVARQIFEGLVGVEPGTADPAPLLAESWDISEDGLEYTFHLKEGVTFHDDTPFDAEAVCFNFDRWASWTGLAASESLSYYYTHVFGGQGENGKYESCAASDAATAVVTLRSPLPELVPALSLPSFSIQSPTALEEFGADEIGGAEDAPELSEYAMGHPVGTGPYTFESWNTGESINLSAYDDYWGEFGDVQEIVFTVIAEPTARRQALEAGDIDGYDLVAPADVDALATAGYQILDREPFNILYLGMNQAQAPLDDPLVRQAIAHAIDKEALVQAALPEGTEVATQFVPSIVSGYSEDVATYEYDQDLARELLAEAGQENLELEFNYPTDVSRPYMPDAAAIYEAISADLEEVGITVTATPEPWSPTYLDTIQGSANHGLHLLGWTGDYNDTYNFIGTFFGAESSEWGFNDPDLFQSLSDARYAPVADQEALYQAANEAVMDFLPGVPLASPVPSLAFTEQVQGYPVSPVQDEVYNVITFTE
- a CDS encoding class I SAM-dependent methyltransferase, producing MSNDEPVSFGYRDLPDDGGAARSWWDANAGEYLDEHRDFLGDAGFRWGPEGLTEAEAGLLGDVAGRDVLEVGAGAAHCSRWLVSRGARAVATDYSAGMLAGATRLDGATGVVVPLVQADARALPFADGSFDIVFTSFGALPFVPDAGAVHREVVRVLRPGGRWVFSVTHPLRWAFPDDPTTRGLTATRSYFDRRPYVEADAAGRVLYAEYHRTVGDHVRDIAAAGLRLVDLVEPEWPDWNTQTWGGWGPDRGRYLPGTAIFVTTRPE
- a CDS encoding ANTAR domain-containing response regulator encodes the protein MYPVTDENTEKLSLDLPPLVDAEPAAAPANPRRTAIVVEDEALIRMDVVETLREAGFDVVGEAGDGETAVNLAIELKPDVVVMDVKMPELDGISAAERIGKAHAAPVVLLTAFSQTELVERARDAGAMAYVVKPFTPADLLPAVEIAISRYSQIGALEAEVADLTERFETRKRVDRAKGLLMTKMGLSEPESFRWIQKTSMDRRLTMREVADAVIEQVGA
- a CDS encoding N-acetyltransferase family protein, encoding MSVRTVSDIHLAREDDLPAVAALATEARDDSPTGAQLGAQEADRLLEHLSVLLSAGGHVLVARLDGQVVGVILGRVVAAYMFAQHASLYIDMLFVAPRARRHGVGHALLRAAADLAAQHECHDIYSAPVPGNRGVQRFLARLGFAPAAGHRVVSVAALQRRLAADATATAGRRSARLGIEDLIARRRRARSVMESGPIDMRTVGGGAPSRRHPAKAG
- the polA gene encoding DNA polymerase I, yielding MLSGVTSTVPSRTPGKPASGRPRLLLIDGHSMAYRAFYALPDTLATSSGQITNAVYGFTSMLTNLLRDEQPTHMAVAFDAGRVTFRTERFPEYKGTRAATPDAFKGQVPLIKEVLDTLRVRSVELPGIEADDILATLATQASAAGMDVLVCSGDRDTLQLVNRDVTVLYPKKGVSELARMDPAAVEAKYGVPPERYPDLAALVGETSDNLPGVPGVGPKTAAKWITAHDGLAALLDAADEVKGKAGESLREHLEQVRLNREINALLTDVELPLGVADLALEGFDREAVHLVSDTLQFGQLRDRLLAVDPAGVADEEVPTEAGVELDLVDVIPGSLGDWLAARTEQVGVEVAGKAVPGGGDAWAVAVAEPDGVAAYLDLTQLGPEDEKALAAWLADAGAPKTLHGAKAAAHMLSARGLDLNGVVFDTELAAYLCYPDQRGYDLGDLAVRHLGHPLKVVEPEGAQGALDLSLEGESEGQAEAVRAHGVAELATALAGELADRGATHLLDDVELPLSAVLARMERTGIAADTEYLTGLEKQFAQGVADAAADAYAVIDREVNLGSPKQLQEVLFDQLGMPKTKKIKTGYTTDAASLQDLFVKTEHPFLAHLLAHRDVSRLRVTVEGLLKSVAPDGRIHTTFQQTIAATGRLSSTDPNLQNIPIRTEAGRQIRRAFQVGAGFESLLTADYSQIEMRIMAHLSGDEGLIAAFNSGEDLHRYVGSRVFEVEPADVTPEMRSKIKAMSYGLAYGLSAFGLSQQLNIATSEAQTLMDDYFERFGGVRDYLAGVVEEARATGYTATILGRRRYLPDLTSDNRQRRQMAERMALNAPIQGSAADIIKLAMLGVQRELDARGLTSRLLLQVHDELVLEVSPGERPAAEEVLRTQMGAAFELNVPLDVSVGTGQTWHEAGH
- a CDS encoding oxidoreductase yields the protein MKVCLVTGASSGIGLATALDLLAAGYVVYGAARRVGRMDALRAAGGHVVPTDLREPADLDRVVETVIAEQGRIDVLVNNAGTVLHGAVEDVPIGTAREYLDLNLLAPARLAQLVLPHMRAQGSGTIVNVSSVAGEIAMPLGAWYYAAKHALEALSDTLRMEAGEFGIDVVIIQPGIIKTEFGEHAADQLREFSGDGAYRHMANAMAARTGSGPDQQGSEGSVVAEVIRKAIEADRPETRYAVGLMAEDLLQLGRTLPDRAFDEIVLRSVR
- a CDS encoding hotdog fold thioesterase, whose amino-acid sequence is MEMELLELAPDRAVGRLPVKGNTQPAGLLHGGASVVLAETLGSLAAQAHAGPGKKTVGIEVSATHHRGAREGYVTGTATAVHLGRTTASYEIVIVDDAGKRVCTARLTCLILS